The following are encoded together in the Thermococcus sibiricus MM 739 genome:
- a CDS encoding carbon starvation CstA family protein: MNSAVIILAAAIIYVAMYFTYGKALQNKVVKADPNRPTPAHKLYDGVDYVPAHPVVLYGHHFASIAGAGPITGPAIAMAWGWLPSLLWVWFGNVFIGAVHDYLALMASVRYDGKSIQWIAGKIMSKRTGVAFEVYIWFTLLLVVAAFVAVVARLVVLTPEAATATLLFLLVAIILGWLMYKMNVNFYVATIIGLILLVVAVWIGFKNPLIFVQGQTVDGSPEYLQAYHYWNIILMIYIIVAASLPVWILLQPRDYLNAYILWFGLLIGGIAFIALAKPFEAPGFTTFSANVVVVGQPSPFWPTVPLVIACGALSGFHSLVSSGTSSKQLDKEIHGLLVGYGGMFTEGFLSTIVITAIAVYGVKLTGLSVAEWGTQYITKGGLGTFIGGYAQGLADMYGIDVTLGKTFATLWVSAFALTSLDTATRLGRFAWQEVFGMVVDTSQGIWKSLTNKWVASIIIAVLGTWMAWGASYKVLWPAFAGMNQLLASIAMLTAALWAYKIQKAGIWSYAVLIPALFLWITVTAGLIWYIAVVPLKGSTLIAVKGSLIVGLLLNFLLAYDFYLAWKRPAEEYEAAPA; encoded by the coding sequence ATGAACTCAGCAGTTATTATATTGGCGGCTGCAATTATATATGTGGCCATGTATTTTACTTATGGAAAAGCTCTCCAGAACAAAGTCGTCAAAGCCGATCCCAACAGACCAACCCCTGCACACAAGCTCTATGATGGTGTTGATTACGTTCCAGCGCACCCGGTAGTTCTCTATGGTCATCACTTCGCCTCAATAGCTGGAGCTGGACCTATTACGGGGCCAGCAATAGCAATGGCGTGGGGATGGTTGCCGTCCTTGCTATGGGTATGGTTTGGAAACGTATTCATTGGGGCAGTGCATGACTATCTGGCTTTGATGGCATCAGTAAGGTATGATGGTAAATCTATACAGTGGATTGCTGGAAAAATAATGAGCAAAAGGACGGGGGTTGCTTTTGAAGTTTACATTTGGTTCACTCTCCTACTTGTAGTGGCGGCGTTCGTAGCAGTTGTAGCAAGATTGGTAGTCCTGACTCCGGAAGCTGCAACAGCAACGCTGTTGTTCCTTCTAGTGGCAATTATTCTAGGCTGGCTGATGTATAAGATGAACGTAAACTTCTATGTTGCAACTATCATAGGGCTAATACTCCTTGTTGTGGCAGTATGGATTGGCTTTAAGAACCCACTGATCTTTGTTCAAGGTCAAACAGTCGATGGAAGCCCCGAGTATCTTCAGGCATACCACTACTGGAATATTATATTAATGATCTACATTATTGTGGCAGCTTCACTGCCAGTATGGATACTTCTTCAGCCCAGAGACTACCTTAACGCCTACATTCTCTGGTTTGGACTCTTAATTGGAGGCATAGCGTTCATAGCACTTGCAAAGCCATTTGAAGCCCCAGGATTTACAACGTTCTCAGCAAACGTTGTTGTTGTTGGGCAGCCATCGCCATTCTGGCCTACAGTTCCGCTGGTGATTGCATGTGGTGCTCTAAGCGGTTTCCACTCCTTAGTTAGTTCAGGAACATCATCGAAACAGCTTGATAAAGAGATCCACGGTCTGTTAGTGGGTTATGGAGGAATGTTCACTGAGGGATTCCTCTCAACAATAGTCATTACCGCCATAGCTGTCTACGGTGTTAAGCTGACCGGGCTGAGCGTTGCTGAGTGGGGAACCCAATACATCACCAAGGGAGGTCTTGGAACCTTCATTGGAGGTTATGCTCAAGGACTTGCTGATATGTATGGAATAGACGTTACACTAGGAAAGACGTTTGCAACCCTTTGGGTTTCAGCCTTTGCATTGACATCTCTCGACACAGCTACAAGGCTTGGAAGATTTGCATGGCAGGAAGTCTTTGGAATGGTTGTTGATACGAGCCAAGGAATCTGGAAGAGCCTAACAAACAAGTGGGTTGCCTCAATAATAATTGCAGTGCTTGGAACTTGGATGGCATGGGGAGCCAGTTATAAAGTTCTCTGGCCAGCATTTGCCGGTATGAATCAGCTTTTAGCATCAATAGCTATGTTGACAGCAGCTCTATGGGCTTACAAGATACAGAAAGCTGGAATATGGAGTTACGCCGTCTTAATTCCAGCTCTCTTCCTGTGGATAACAGTTACGGCAGGTCTCATATGGTACATAGCGGTAGTTCCGCTCAAAGGAAGCACATTAATAGCTGTTAAGGGCTCTCTTATAGTGGGTCTATTGCTTAACTTCCTCTTAGCTTATGACTTCTACCTTGCATGGAAGAGACCTGCCGAGGAATACGAAGCGGCTCCGGCGTGA
- a CDS encoding ArsA family ATPase — translation MKEYLIPKEGFRVLFFIGKGGVGKTTSSAAVSAALSKRGYKTLIVSIDPAHNLGDVFEVKLNDKPKQIAESLYAMELDMEKLIKTYLKHLEENLKHMYRYLTVINLEKYFEVLSFSPGIEEYATLEAIREILQKGDEWDVIIFDTPPTGLTLRVMALPHIALIWVNKLIEVRRKILDKRRTIENIQGERKFMVDGEEYELPSREREDPVMKELLAYKEEIEFVRDIITNRDRTSVVAVMNAEMLPLYETERAHESLKKFKIPFNLVVVNKIIEFEEEVSKIKVRMDTQKKVLGEIHKKFRDVDIVKVPMFEEEPRGLKWLERIGGLIIGD, via the coding sequence GTGAAAGAGTACCTTATTCCAAAGGAAGGATTTAGGGTTTTATTCTTCATAGGAAAAGGAGGAGTAGGAAAAACCACCAGTTCTGCTGCAGTATCAGCTGCCCTTTCTAAGAGAGGTTACAAGACACTGATAGTTTCAATAGATCCGGCTCATAATTTGGGTGATGTATTTGAAGTTAAGCTAAATGATAAGCCGAAACAGATAGCCGAGAGCCTCTATGCAATGGAACTTGACATGGAAAAGCTCATTAAAACCTATTTGAAGCATCTTGAGGAGAATCTCAAGCACATGTACCGATACTTGACTGTAATAAACCTTGAAAAGTATTTTGAGGTGCTCAGCTTTTCTCCCGGTATAGAAGAGTATGCCACCCTTGAGGCGATCAGGGAGATACTGCAAAAAGGAGATGAATGGGACGTCATAATCTTTGATACTCCTCCAACTGGACTAACGTTGAGGGTCATGGCACTGCCTCATATTGCTCTGATATGGGTAAATAAACTTATTGAAGTGAGGAGAAAAATTCTTGATAAAAGGAGGACCATTGAGAATATACAGGGAGAAAGGAAATTCATGGTAGACGGGGAGGAATATGAGCTGCCAAGCAGAGAAAGAGAGGATCCGGTTATGAAAGAGCTTCTTGCATACAAAGAGGAAATCGAATTTGTGAGAGATATTATAACAAATAGGGATAGGACAAGTGTAGTAGCTGTGATGAACGCTGAGATGCTACCCCTCTACGAGACGGAAAGGGCACATGAAAGTTTGAAGAAATTCAAAATCCCCTTTAACCTCGTGGTGGTTAACAAAATCATAGAGTTTGAAGAGGAAGTCTCAAAGATAAAAGTGAGGATGGATACTCAGAAAAAGGTTTTGGGGGAAATACACAAGAAATTCAGGGATGTGGATATAGTGAAAGTCCCAATGTTTGAAGAAGAGCCAAGAGGTTTAAAGTGGCTTGAAAGGATTGGAGGTTTAATAATTGGAGATTGA
- a CDS encoding iron-sulfur cluster assembly protein, producing MEIEEIYQELKKVKEPISGEDIVSLGIVSLIRKEDNKVIIFLGLARRTPRHPFEMAVNWAVHARIVKDVVKVLEGKVNFEIVDDMTFQKYYPIEEV from the coding sequence TTGGAGATTGAGGAGATTTATCAGGAGTTAAAAAAGGTTAAAGAGCCCATAAGCGGAGAGGACATAGTTAGTTTGGGAATTGTAAGTCTGATTAGAAAAGAAGATAACAAGGTGATAATCTTCCTTGGATTGGCTAGAAGGACTCCGAGACATCCATTTGAGATGGCTGTTAATTGGGCCGTTCATGCCAGAATAGTTAAAGATGTAGTAAAGGTTTTAGAAGGAAAAGTTAACTTTGAGATAGTTGATGATATGACCTTTCAAAAATATTATCCAATAGAGGAGGTTTAA
- a CDS encoding NOL1/NOP2/sun family putative RNA methylase — protein sequence MIEKLFRLGYSKEFAERYFDLWGERAVRIAEAMERPLPRCFRVNTLRTEISTITKIMNKKGFQFKRISWAREGFCLTREPFSITSTPEYLGGLIYIQEASSMYPPVALEPKPGEIIADMAAAPGGKTSYMAQLMKNKGVIYAFDVGRDRLKETRLNLSRLGVTNTILIHKSSLYMGELGIEFDKILLDAPCTGSGTIHKNPERKADRTIEDVKFCQNLQMQMIKVALENLKVGGVLVYSTCSLEPEENEFVIQWALDNFDIALLPLRFGEPALTSPFDIELSSELAKARRFYPDEHNTSGFFVAKIQKKF from the coding sequence ATGATAGAGAAACTCTTCAGGCTTGGGTACTCAAAAGAGTTTGCAGAGAGGTATTTTGATCTCTGGGGAGAGAGAGCAGTGAGGATAGCAGAAGCTATGGAAAGGCCATTGCCCCGGTGCTTTCGGGTTAACACTCTTAGGACTGAAATATCTACTATCACTAAAATCATGAACAAAAAGGGTTTTCAGTTTAAACGCATTTCTTGGGCAAGAGAGGGGTTTTGTTTAACACGTGAACCTTTTTCGATCACATCAACTCCAGAATATCTGGGGGGATTAATCTATATCCAAGAGGCCTCTTCAATGTATCCACCAGTAGCTCTTGAGCCAAAGCCCGGAGAAATTATAGCGGATATGGCTGCAGCTCCGGGAGGGAAGACATCTTATATGGCCCAACTAATGAAAAACAAGGGAGTAATATATGCCTTTGATGTGGGGAGAGATCGACTAAAAGAGACCAGACTTAATCTTTCAAGACTTGGGGTGACAAATACCATCCTCATTCATAAAAGTTCTCTGTACATGGGAGAACTTGGCATAGAGTTTGATAAAATTCTTTTGGATGCTCCATGTACTGGTAGTGGCACAATCCATAAAAATCCAGAGAGAAAAGCAGATAGAACAATTGAAGATGTTAAATTCTGTCAAAACCTGCAAATGCAAATGATCAAGGTTGCATTAGAGAATCTAAAGGTGGGAGGAGTGTTAGTGTATTCTACCTGTTCATTGGAACCAGAGGAGAATGAATTTGTAATTCAATGGGCGCTTGATAACTTTGATATTGCACTTTTACCCCTTAGATTTGGGGAACCGGCCTTGACTTCTCCATTTGATATAGAGCTTAGTTCTGAACTCGCTAAAGCAAGACGATTTTATCCGGATGAACATAATACTAGTGGGTTTTTTGTGGCAAAGATACAGAAAAAATTCTAA
- a CDS encoding DUF257 family protein, which yields MKLKLREFLNDIREGERIFIEYESTTHPELFLDGLVKWSNEEGIPILIIDMLDIFHLFVQQLRFLGYKTHHLENLCVIKGGGRVEFGKVIGRVRIMEEFYVQLKEYTDAVRLFFEKAKSDKAVIVFLGTEKFLYSFQESSYRVEEYFEKIVRSPLFEGNMIFVFALKGLMGAQVRALWYESSTRVLEINGRGDRFFIKKAPKLDHLDGVIEL from the coding sequence ATGAAGTTAAAGTTAAGGGAGTTTTTAAATGATATTCGTGAGGGAGAGAGAATATTCATTGAGTATGAATCCACGACTCACCCGGAACTTTTTCTTGATGGATTGGTGAAATGGAGCAATGAAGAGGGGATACCAATCTTAATCATTGACATGTTGGATATATTTCATCTCTTTGTCCAGCAGCTTAGATTTTTAGGATATAAAACTCATCATTTGGAAAATCTCTGTGTTATTAAAGGAGGAGGCAGGGTCGAATTTGGGAAGGTAATTGGAAGAGTTAGGATAATGGAAGAGTTTTATGTACAACTTAAAGAGTATACTGATGCAGTAAGGTTATTCTTTGAAAAAGCCAAATCTGATAAGGCCGTTATTGTGTTTTTGGGCACGGAAAAGTTCTTGTACTCCTTCCAAGAATCTTCCTATAGGGTCGAGGAGTATTTTGAGAAAATTGTAAGAAGCCCATTGTTTGAAGGAAACATGATCTTTGTTTTTGCTCTAAAGGGTCTTATGGGTGCTCAAGTCAGGGCTCTATGGTATGAGAGCTCCACAAGAGTTCTTGAGATTAATGGTAGAGGAGACAGATTTTTTATTAAAAAAGCACCTAAACTTGATCATTTGGATGGGGTGATAGAATTATGA